The Fimbriimonas ginsengisoli Gsoil 348 genome window below encodes:
- a CDS encoding zinc ribbon domain-containing protein — protein MPLSRDEQGGGTNADGSKSSTYCSHCYQDGAFTLPDLTLQQMQERVGEKLKQVGVPPSFAEAQIQKLPQLRRWAGQGDSSQSMS, from the coding sequence ATGCCGCTCTCACGCGACGAACAGGGGGGCGGCACGAACGCGGACGGCAGCAAGAGCTCGACCTATTGTTCTCACTGCTACCAAGATGGGGCATTCACCCTGCCCGACCTTACATTGCAGCAGATGCAGGAGCGAGTCGGGGAGAAGCTGAAGCAGGTTGGAGTTCCGCCAAGCTTTGCCGAGGCTCAGATCCAAAAGTTGCCGCAGCTTCGCCGTTGGGCCGGGCAGGGTGATTCGTCCCAAAGCATGTCGTAA
- a CDS encoding DNA alkylation repair protein, whose protein sequence is MSDLDSIRERLRAAGTDEGRKAAQKFVPTADRTYGVRVPILNELARELDHADLEMVLDLWNSGMYEERLLAAKLLERFGRKEPDQTWRTVQRLAMDIADWATGDTLATEAVRPILKALGPEVAEAASRYVESDGEWTRRFGLVLLTHFVKDPGQQARIEAALASASVDRRTYVKKAAEWLRRDVAKSNSIAADTAG, encoded by the coding sequence ATGAGTGATCTGGACTCTATTCGTGAGCGGCTAAGGGCCGCCGGAACCGATGAAGGGCGCAAGGCGGCCCAGAAATTCGTGCCCACGGCCGATCGGACCTACGGAGTTCGCGTGCCGATCCTCAACGAGCTCGCCCGGGAGCTCGACCATGCCGACTTGGAGATGGTTCTAGACCTGTGGAACTCGGGGATGTATGAGGAAAGGCTGCTCGCGGCGAAGCTGCTTGAACGTTTCGGAAGAAAGGAGCCGGATCAGACCTGGCGGACGGTACAGCGACTCGCAATGGATATCGCCGATTGGGCAACCGGCGACACCTTGGCGACGGAAGCGGTGAGGCCGATCCTGAAGGCGTTGGGGCCGGAAGTTGCTGAGGCGGCCTCGCGCTATGTGGAAAGCGACGGCGAATGGACGCGCCGCTTCGGACTGGTGTTACTCACCCATTTCGTAAAAGATCCCGGTCAGCAGGCTCGGATAGAGGCAGCTCTGGCAAGTGCGTCGGTCGACCGTCGCACGTATGTCAAGAAAGCCGCCGAATGGCTACGAAGAGACGTCGCCAAGAGCAATTCGATCGCCGCGGACACAGCGGGTTAG
- a CDS encoding phytanoyl-CoA dioxygenase family protein: MSYRYTDQNREEYFRDGFTILPGLIPASLLADLRRETDRARVIAREKGGPQTQRLQPVYAYPELDHGRFRDFLNLPEFVKTVHGILGLDHPQSDIMGVLLEPAGKPWATNWHRDWVHHNSKIDPIEFSQLMRNPLMFNQFNAALWDDHSLWVVPGSHDRDDTPEEAAAFGKVPVPSPAFTDDQSNEERELICGEYLRQMPGARQVSLLAGDCAFYRSCQWHIGTYVPYTKRATLHDGFYGTDDRAWQAKVKGS, translated from the coding sequence ATGTCTTACCGATACACCGACCAGAATCGCGAGGAGTATTTTCGCGACGGATTCACGATCTTGCCGGGCCTGATTCCCGCCTCCTTATTAGCCGACTTAAGGCGGGAGACCGACAGGGCCCGTGTCATCGCCCGGGAGAAAGGCGGTCCCCAGACCCAGCGGCTGCAGCCGGTTTACGCCTATCCGGAGCTCGATCACGGGCGCTTTCGCGACTTCTTGAACCTGCCGGAGTTCGTGAAGACGGTGCATGGAATTCTCGGCCTCGACCATCCGCAAAGCGACATTATGGGCGTCCTCCTAGAGCCGGCGGGAAAGCCGTGGGCCACCAATTGGCACCGCGATTGGGTGCATCACAACTCCAAGATCGATCCGATCGAGTTTTCCCAACTCATGCGGAATCCGCTCATGTTCAACCAGTTCAATGCCGCCTTATGGGACGACCACTCGCTATGGGTAGTACCTGGCAGCCACGATCGGGACGACACGCCGGAGGAGGCCGCCGCCTTCGGCAAGGTACCGGTTCCGTCCCCCGCATTCACCGACGACCAGTCGAACGAGGAGCGGGAGCTGATCTGTGGCGAATACCTTCGGCAGATGCCGGGAGCCCGGCAAGTATCTCTGCTCGCCGGCGACTGCGCCTTCTACCGAAGCTGCCAATGGCACATCGGAACCTACGTTCCGTATACCAAACGTGCCACCCTCCACGATGGCTTCTACGGCACCGACGACCGGGCGTGGCAAGCCAAAGTGAAGGGAAGCTAA